In a genomic window of Corynebacterium coyleae:
- the ypfJ gene encoding KPN_02809 family neutral zinc metallopeptidase yields MTFRGDYAQGQGGNVRTSSGSGRGGGGVSPGAMAILPMLLRGGGGGTVILILLAVLYFSGALDGLLGGGSNSQSQSESQGDYSLEHCNEQGSSNTYDDCRAAATFGSAQQIWSEVLPAQANVEFEPADMVLFRNDVTTGCGYATSDTGPFYCPRDTTAYLDVSFFEQLGQLGGANGPLTQEYVTAHEYGHHIQHLEGTLGLSDYKNPGQDSAAVAIELQADCYAGIWAKHAAEQGVLEPITDEQLEQALQTARSIGDDNIQRRSGGDVDPDAWTHGSSEQRMEAFNSGYNSGQMAACDTLNRGVYN; encoded by the coding sequence ATGACATTTCGTGGTGATTACGCGCAGGGTCAGGGCGGCAACGTCAGGACAAGCTCCGGCTCCGGTCGCGGAGGCGGCGGGGTCAGCCCCGGCGCAATGGCAATTCTTCCGATGCTGCTTCGCGGCGGTGGCGGAGGGACTGTCATCTTGATATTGCTCGCGGTGCTGTACTTCAGCGGTGCGTTAGATGGACTCCTTGGCGGCGGGAGCAATTCTCAATCCCAGTCTGAGTCGCAGGGTGACTACTCACTCGAGCATTGCAACGAACAAGGATCCTCGAACACCTACGACGATTGCCGCGCGGCGGCAACCTTCGGGTCTGCCCAACAGATTTGGAGCGAAGTACTCCCTGCGCAGGCGAATGTCGAGTTCGAGCCGGCAGATATGGTGCTTTTCCGCAACGATGTCACCACTGGCTGCGGCTACGCTACCTCCGATACCGGCCCGTTCTACTGCCCTCGCGATACCACCGCTTACCTTGACGTGAGCTTCTTTGAGCAGCTGGGCCAACTCGGTGGCGCGAACGGTCCGCTTACTCAGGAGTACGTGACTGCCCACGAGTACGGCCACCACATCCAGCATCTGGAAGGAACGTTGGGGCTAAGCGACTATAAGAACCCAGGCCAGGATTCTGCGGCTGTCGCAATTGAGCTGCAGGCGGACTGCTACGCCGGAATCTGGGCAAAACACGCTGCTGAACAGGGTGTTTTGGAGCCGATTACTGACGAACAGCTCGAGCAGGCGCTCCAGACCGCTCGTTCGATTGGCGACGACAACATTCAACGACGCTCAGGCGGCGACGTCGACCCGGATGCGTGGACACATGGCTCCTCTGAGCAGCGTATGGAAGCGTTTAATTCCGGGTACAACTCCGGACAAATGGCCGCCTGTGACACGCTGAACCGCGGCGTCTACAACTAA
- a CDS encoding CBS domain-containing protein encodes MTKSAPNRAIPFLAAFNSIESHLRSELDAKRSDSFTWMVGLAAKKGILARDQAETLREFADLRNAISHGEYDNLRPIAEPLPETVQTIEHLRDAILSPPLALEVVPHQKVVTFTPETDIHEPLKTIATQGLTQFPIYDEGKCVGLLTTNAIARWVAAELTDDDRIPATTVRDVLTHSGKLDHPVFLPRTVTAARAVDALSTPLKTGAVPRLAIITEHGKANQRPISVLGATDIPALSQAQ; translated from the coding sequence ATGACCAAGTCCGCACCAAACCGCGCTATCCCGTTCCTTGCCGCCTTCAATTCGATCGAGTCGCATTTGCGCAGCGAATTGGATGCCAAACGATCCGATTCGTTTACGTGGATGGTGGGCCTCGCCGCAAAGAAAGGGATTCTTGCTCGCGACCAGGCCGAGACCTTGCGTGAGTTTGCGGATCTGCGCAACGCGATTAGCCATGGGGAGTACGACAATCTCCGCCCGATTGCAGAGCCGCTCCCCGAGACGGTTCAAACAATCGAGCATTTGCGCGACGCGATACTCTCCCCGCCGTTGGCCCTTGAGGTGGTCCCGCATCAGAAGGTGGTGACGTTTACGCCGGAGACGGACATTCATGAGCCATTGAAGACAATCGCGACACAGGGACTAACGCAATTCCCGATCTACGACGAAGGTAAGTGCGTCGGGCTGCTCACCACGAATGCAATCGCGCGCTGGGTGGCGGCGGAACTGACAGATGATGACCGCATTCCGGCTACCACCGTTCGCGATGTGCTCACCCACAGTGGCAAACTCGACCACCCGGTGTTTCTTCCACGGACCGTAACCGCCGCACGTGCTGTTGATGCGTTGAGCACTCCATTGAAAACCGGCGCGGTGCCGCGCCTGGCCATCATTACCGAGCACGGCAAGGCAAACCAGCGGCCGATCTCGGTTCTGGGGGCAACCGACATCCCTGCACTATCTCAAGCGCAGTAG
- a CDS encoding L-serine ammonia-lyase: MSANFVSVVDLFSIGIGPSSSHTVGPMRAAMTFVEKLGKVPAKVVVELRGSLAATGVGHGTDRAALLGLVGYTPTTTSADIAPKPGEPIPSTGVIEGPTGRVEYELRFDPAPVAEHPNCLIFDAWDTDGTMIAEREDYYSVGGGFILDRWEMEAHRQESGVASAREIATVPYPFNNGAELMEQCRTHGMTIAEIMRANEESIHGAQRLNSHLDAVWDVMQECVAHGLKTEGILPGGLNVRRRANRLHRLLTAEYEASTARGLDAMEWVNLYALAVNEENAAHGQVVTAPTNGAAGIIPAVMHYCRDFTDDFTAERAREFLLTAGAIGSIIKTNASISGAEVGCQGEVGSASSMAAAGMCAILGGTPEQVENAAEIALEHNLGLTCDPVGGLVQVPCIERNAIGGVKAINAARLAKLGDGTNIVTLDDVVETMAATGRDMMTQYKETSMGGLAVQLGLPVNITEC; the protein is encoded by the coding sequence ATGTCAGCAAACTTTGTCAGTGTTGTCGACCTGTTCAGTATCGGCATCGGTCCTTCCTCGTCTCACACCGTTGGCCCGATGCGGGCCGCAATGACGTTTGTGGAGAAACTCGGGAAAGTGCCGGCGAAGGTTGTCGTAGAGTTGCGTGGTTCCCTCGCCGCCACGGGAGTCGGCCACGGCACCGACCGTGCTGCGTTGCTCGGGCTGGTTGGGTACACCCCCACCACCACTTCTGCAGACATTGCTCCAAAACCTGGGGAGCCGATCCCTTCCACAGGCGTGATCGAAGGCCCGACAGGGCGCGTGGAGTACGAGCTTCGCTTCGACCCGGCACCGGTGGCCGAGCACCCGAACTGTCTCATCTTCGATGCGTGGGACACAGACGGCACCATGATCGCCGAACGCGAGGACTATTACTCTGTCGGCGGCGGCTTCATTCTGGATCGCTGGGAGATGGAAGCGCACCGACAAGAATCCGGTGTTGCATCCGCTCGTGAAATTGCGACGGTCCCCTACCCGTTTAACAATGGCGCAGAACTCATGGAGCAGTGCCGAACACATGGGATGACAATCGCAGAGATCATGCGTGCGAACGAGGAGTCGATCCACGGGGCGCAGCGACTCAACTCCCATTTGGATGCGGTGTGGGACGTCATGCAGGAATGCGTTGCGCATGGCCTGAAGACAGAGGGAATCCTTCCCGGCGGCTTGAACGTAAGGCGTCGCGCGAACCGTCTTCACCGTCTACTGACAGCAGAGTACGAAGCATCCACTGCCCGTGGGCTTGACGCTATGGAATGGGTGAACCTGTACGCGCTTGCCGTGAACGAAGAAAACGCGGCTCACGGCCAGGTGGTTACCGCGCCAACGAACGGCGCAGCCGGCATTATCCCTGCAGTTATGCATTACTGCCGCGACTTCACCGACGACTTCACTGCTGAGCGCGCCCGCGAATTTCTGCTTACGGCTGGTGCGATCGGGTCGATCATCAAGACCAACGCCTCGATTTCAGGCGCAGAAGTCGGCTGTCAGGGCGAGGTCGGTTCGGCTTCTTCGATGGCCGCTGCTGGCATGTGCGCAATCCTGGGCGGCACCCCTGAGCAGGTTGAAAACGCAGCTGAGATCGCGCTCGAGCACAACCTTGGCCTGACCTGCGATCCTGTGGGCGGTCTGGTCCAGGTTCCGTGCATCGAACGCAACGCAATTGGTGGTGTAAAGGCCATCAACGCGGCACGGTTGGCGAAGCTTGGAGATGGCACCAACATCGTCACCCTCGACGACGTGGTGGAGACCATGGCAGCCACCGGCCGCGACATGATGACTCAGTACAAGGAAACGTCCATGGGTGGCCTCGCAGTCCAGCTCGGCCTGCCCGTGAACATTACTGAGTGCTGA
- the hisS gene encoding histidine--tRNA ligase → MSENQAEQFQKLSAPKGVPDYVPPASSAFIHVRDEFARQARIAGYQHIELPVFEDTTLFARGVGESTDVVSKEMYTFEDRGGRSVTLRPEGTAGVMRSFIEHNMDRGYLPVKLNYYGPFFRYERPQAGRYRQLQQVGVEAIGVDDPLLDAEVIALADRSYRAIGLSGFRLEITSLGDKNCRPAYREKLQKFLFDLPLDEETRHRAEINPLRVLDDKREAVREMTADAPLMLDHLCDECRAHFEAVTAALDDFGVPYVINPRMVRGLDYYTKTTFEFVHDGLGAQSGIGGGGRYDGLMAQIGGPDLSGIGYGLGVDRAVLALEAERVELEAAAHRVDVFGIAIGDEARVKMSKLVDELRAAGISADMAYGHRGLKGSMKGADRAGARFALVLGERELEAGEVAVKNLAEHSQEAVALSAEAVAQAISTQ, encoded by the coding sequence GTGAGTGAGAATCAAGCCGAGCAGTTCCAAAAACTTTCCGCACCGAAAGGCGTGCCCGATTATGTGCCGCCCGCCTCGAGTGCGTTCATCCATGTCCGCGACGAGTTCGCGCGCCAGGCACGGATCGCTGGCTACCAACACATTGAGCTGCCGGTGTTCGAAGACACCACCTTGTTTGCCCGCGGCGTCGGTGAATCTACTGACGTAGTGAGCAAGGAGATGTACACCTTCGAGGACCGCGGTGGCCGTTCGGTAACGCTGCGTCCCGAGGGCACCGCCGGCGTCATGCGCTCCTTCATCGAGCACAACATGGACCGCGGTTACCTGCCCGTGAAGCTCAACTACTACGGACCGTTCTTCCGCTATGAGCGCCCGCAGGCCGGACGCTACCGTCAGCTGCAGCAGGTGGGCGTGGAAGCCATTGGTGTCGACGATCCGCTGCTCGACGCCGAGGTGATCGCCTTGGCAGACCGCAGCTACCGTGCGATCGGCCTGAGCGGTTTCCGTCTGGAGATCACCAGCCTCGGCGACAAGAATTGCCGCCCGGCCTACCGCGAGAAGCTGCAGAAGTTCCTGTTTGATCTCCCACTCGACGAGGAAACTCGCCACCGTGCTGAGATCAACCCACTTCGAGTGCTCGACGACAAGCGTGAGGCGGTCCGAGAGATGACCGCCGATGCGCCGTTGATGCTGGATCACCTTTGCGACGAATGCCGTGCCCACTTCGAGGCCGTCACCGCAGCGCTGGATGACTTCGGCGTGCCGTACGTCATTAACCCACGCATGGTTCGTGGTTTGGACTACTACACCAAGACCACCTTCGAGTTCGTCCACGATGGCCTCGGCGCACAGTCCGGCATCGGTGGCGGTGGACGATACGACGGCCTGATGGCCCAGATTGGCGGCCCGGACCTCTCCGGCATCGGCTACGGTCTCGGCGTTGATCGCGCGGTACTCGCCCTCGAAGCTGAACGCGTCGAGCTTGAAGCAGCAGCCCACCGTGTCGATGTGTTCGGTATCGCGATTGGTGACGAAGCACGAGTGAAGATGAGCAAGCTTGTCGACGAACTCCGCGCGGCCGGTATCAGCGCCGACATGGCTTACGGCCACCGCGGGCTCAAGGGCTCAATGAAGGGTGCTGACCGCGCGGGCGCACGCTTCGCGCTGGTGCTCGGCGAGCGTGAGCTGGAGGCAGGCGAGGTTGCAGTCAAGAACCTCGCCGAGCACTCACAGGAGGCCGTTGCGCTTTCCGCTGAAGCGGTCGCGCAGGCAATCAGCACTCAGTAA